TGTCGGGCATGACGCCGTCCGAGGTCAGCGTGCCGAGGTCGTTCTTGGCTGCCACGACACCCTCGGGCGTCAGGTCACCCAGCTCGCAGGCGCGATCGAGAATCTGGTGCATCATGGCCGCGGTGCCGTAGCCCATCGGTACCTGGTTCGTCTCAGGCGTCGACCCGAATTCCGCCTCGTACGCCGTGATAATTGGCTCACCGGCAGGAAGGTCGAACGTGGTCGCCATCGAGCCGGCGGTGAAGTGATCCTGCAGGTACTGGCCGCCGGTGTTGTTCATGAGCGAGGCGGTGTACGAGGGCCACGAGCCAGCCATTGCAACGTCCTCACCCGCAGCCTCGAGCACAGTCGCGACCGAGCTAGTGTGCGCCGGAACCGAAGCGATAAAGAACGCAGTGGCGCCCTGCGAGACCGCGTTGTTCACGGCGGAAGTCATGTCCGAGTCGGTGGGCTTAACCAGAGAATCGACGAGCGTAATGTCGTGACGTTCGGCAAATGCCTGGACGCCGACGTGCGCGGATTCGCCGTAGTCACCCTCGAGGTAGACCATGCCGATCGTGTCGCCTTCAGCGATGGTGCCCTGCTCCAGCATGTACTCAAGCACCAGCTCCGCGTCGAGGTTGTACAGCATTGCCGGAGTCAGGATGACGTCGGACTGCGCAAGGTGCTCGGTTGCCGAGCTCGGCACGATGAGTCGGTGGTCGGCCTCTGCCTGGTCGAGCACGGCGGCGGTCTGCGAGCCACCGACGAGTGCCTGGTAGGCGAGCACGTTCGGAGTCATTTGGTTGTACATGGATACCGAATTCTGGACGTTGTACCCGTGGTCCTTCGTGTCGAAGGCCACCTGGTAGGTGCCGCAGACACCGCCCGCGGCGTTGGCTTCGTTCCAGTAAAGAATGCTGCCGTTGTTCATTTCCGTGGTCAGCGCCGCGAAGGGTCCCGTCAGGTCACCGAGGAGACCAAGGGTGATCGTGTCACCCGAGATTCCGGCCCCGGTGAGAACGTCACCGGCTTCTGCGCTGCCGCCGTCAGCCTTGGTGCTGCATGCCGACATAGTCGCTACGAGTGCGGCAGCCCCGAGGACTGCACCGGCCCGGCGAATTAGTTTCTTGTTCATTGTCACTCCATCGTGAAGGGAATTGTGTTTGGGATTAGTAGCAATACCGTTCAGTTAGCAGCGACTGACGCTGATCGTCGTCTGCTTAGCAGGCTGGGGCCAGTCGGCGTGCTCGGCACGTTTGACGTGCCACTTCACGTACTTCCGTTTCACCACCCGGGGAGCAGAACGGCGTCGACGCACGGGATTGAGCCGCGCAAGGAGCCGGCGAAGGAACCCGAGCCAGCCGGGACCGTCGCGGTCATGCTGGTCAGGGGAAAAAAGCGCCCGGATGGGCGAGGGTTTGACGAGTGATCCGCAACGCAGCAACAAAACTCACCCGGTCCGGATCATGCCCTTGATGGGCGGCAGCCTCGCCCATCAAGGACCGGATCGCGAAGTGGCAGCACAAGTGTCCCCAGATCTCCTGCAACACCAGATCCGGAGACTTGGAACGCAGCACCGTACGCGGCCCTCGTTGGTGGGTCTTGAGCTCGTCGAAGGCCAGCTCGATCTCCCACCGCTGGGAATAACCGGCGGCCAGCTGCGTGGCAGACACCTCATCCGGATCAAGCAGGGTTGTGAACAGACGGTATCGCTCGGGATGTTCGCGGCCGTCATCGATCGTGTAGTCGATCACGCGCACGCGCATCGGCTCGGCCCGCCGGGCTGCGGCCGAGTGCGTCTGGCGCAGGTCAGCCAGCCACGACCCGTCGGGTAGATCCGCGACGTGGACCGGCTTCGGTGCGCTCTTGTCGGTGCGGATCCGCCACAACAAGTCCGCGCCGGTCGCGGTAGCCTTCCGCCACAGGGCGTAGGAGAAGAACCCGCGGTCGGCGGTGAGCACCATCCCCCGTTGCAGCTTCGGCACAAGCCGCGCAGCGAGGGTCGCTTCGGATTCGCGGTAGGGGCCGATCTCAGCAGCGAAGATGGCGTGGGTGCCACACTCCGCCAACGCCACGACCCGGGCTTGGGGGAACGCGGACTGCTCGCCCTTGCTGGTCGCAGGTCGACCGAAGTGCGCGTGGTTCACCGCAGTGTCGGCAACATCGAGGCACATTCCATCGATCGCGACCAGCCGACGGCCCGCCAACCAGACACCCGGCGTGCTCGCGTCACCGATCGGGTTCGCGACTCGCTCGAACAGCGCAGCCAACGGTTCGAACCCCAACCGGGCCCGAGCTTGGAAGATCGCAGACTTGCTCGGTGGTGTGTAGGTTTCGGTCCAGCCAGAGGCCCAGGACAGGCCATCGGTCAATTGCGACCAGATGTCCTCGTACGACCCCTCCGAGTACAGCGCCATTCCGATGGAGAAATACGCCATCACCCGCGCCGGTAGCGAGCGATGACGTTGCTCGGTACGACCTGTCTCGGCGATCACGTCATCGACCACGCCGGGCGGGAACACCCGCGTCAGCACACCGACCGACACCAAATCCGACAACCGACGTTCGGACTCCGACTTCTTCCACCCAGCTCTTGGCATACCACCAAACTACACCGCTGTAACCCTAACTGAACGGTATTGGGATTAGTAGGGATCAATTTCGAATGCGCGGATTTCGCCGCTATTTGGCGACGGCTACCACGCTCTTGGTCGTGAGATCGGGGCTGTCGTCATCGTCCGGGCGGAATCGTCGTTTGAGCCATCTGCCCAGGTCGTGCCAGAGTCCGGCGAGCCCAGTGGGTTTGAAGATGAGCACGAGGATGATCGCGGCACCATAGATGTAGTTGGACAGGTGCGCGGTCGTGATCCCGAACTGCGTCACGAACTCAAGCGAGGAAGAGTTCGCCTGGAGCACTTGCGGGAGCGCCACGACGAATGCCGCACCGACGACGGCACCGCCAACTGAGCCGAGACCGCCGATGACGATCATCGCGAAGAACTCCAGCGACAGCGACATGTCGAACGACTGTGGTGCGATGCTCCCGATGGCGAGCGCGTACAGGACACCGCCCATACCGGCATAGATCGAGGACAGGAAGAACACCTTCCCCTTGTGATCCATGACCTCGACACCGACGACGGATGCGGTCAGCGGCGACCCGTTAATGAGTTTCAGCGCACGACCGGTTCGCGAGTTCAGCAGGTTCTTGGCGAACCAGATACCGATCGCCAGGACTACGAGACCGAGATACCACTGGAGTTCGGCCTTACCGAACGGCACACCGGCGACCACGATCGGATTCTCACTGGCGCCGAACACGATTCCGAATAGTTCAAAGGTTGGGGCCGCGCGACCATTGAAGCCACCGGATAACGCGCTCGCGGTGTTCAGCACGTGCACACCGATGAACACGAGTGCGAGGCTTGCCACAGCCAGGTAGATTCCGCTGAGTCGAGCAGATAGCGGCGAGAACGCGAGGCCGGCGATTCCGGCGATAATCACCGCTCCGATCATTGCGAGCAGCGGCGGCCAGCCCAGTCCGATTATTGGCCCAAGCGAGGTCTCGCCAGATTCACCGGCGAGCACGACATAGGACAGCGCGCCGAGTCCCATGAAGAACGGGTGCGCCATCGACAGCTGGCCCGCCGTGCCGGTAAGGATGTTGAGCCCGATCGCGCCAATCGCGAGTGAGCTGACGAGGAAGCCAAGCTGCAACCAATACGCGCTGATATAGAGCGGCAGGATGAGCAGGATGATCGCGCCGACGATGAGTGCGCCGGCCTTGAGATAGTCCGAACGAGTGCGCTTCTTTCGCAGAATGTCAGGCACGAGAAATCTCCTTACGCCCGAAGAGTCCTTGCGGACGGATGATGAGGACGATGATCAGCACGATGAACGGGATGACGTCGCCGATGCCTCGTCCGAGGAACTCGAGCTGGGCTTGGTAGCCAGTGGCGAACGCCTCCGTCACGCCGATGATCATTCCGCCGACAAGGGCACCTGCCACCGAGTCAAGGCCGCCGACGATTGCGGCCGGGAACGCACGCATCGCCACTGCGGCGAGCGTTGGCGCGAGCCCCGGCGTTGGAGCTCCGGTGAGGAAGATTCCCGCGATCGCGGCAAGAGCACCCGCGATCGCCCACGAGGTGATGGAAATCTTGCCGAGCTTCATGCCGAGCAGCTCGGCGGTCTCGCGGTCTTCCGCGGCCGCGCGCATCGAGACGCCCCACGCGGAGTACCGGAACGCGAGGAGGAACACGACGACGATGACAACCGCGGTGACGATTGCGATCAGGCGGTTGATCGGGATGGGCGAGCCGAGAATCTCAACGGATGCGGAGCCCCACGGCTGGCCGAGTGGCAAGATATCCACGCCGATTTGGCGTACGAGCTCGGTGTTGAGGATCACCTCAAGTCCGATCGTCATGATCGTCAGAGAGATCACCGAAGCGTCGCGGATCGGGCGGACGAGCACGCGCTCGACGATCACTGCGAGCAGCGCCGCGGCCAGAATGCCGGCCACGACGGCGCCGAAAAAGCCGAGCACCTCCGACGTTCGCGCCGTCACGTAGGCACCGGCGACGACGAATGAGCCATGCGCGAAGTTGAGCACTTCCGACGTCTTGTAGATGATCACGAAGCCGAGCGCGACAAGTGAGTACACCGCGCCTAGCGACAATCCTGCGATGAGAACGTCAATCACGGCGTCTCCTTTGTGGCCGGGGTGCCGAGGTACGCACCAATGACTGCGGGGTCTTCCTGGATGTCCTTCGGGACACCGTCGGCGATGCTTCGACCAAAGTCGAGAACCGTGATCTGGTCCGAGATCGACATCACCATCTCCATGTCGTGCTCCACGAGGAGGATCGTGACATCGAGGGATTCGAGCACGACCTTGAGAAGCGACGAAACATAACGCTTCTCGTTGGCGTTCATACCCGCGACTGGCTCGTCGAGAAGTAAGAGCTTCGGCTCCATCGCGAGTGCTCGGGCGATCTCGACTCGCTTCTGTCCGCCATAGGACAGCTCGCCGACCGGGCTCTCCAGAAACGGCTCGAGGTCCAAGAAATCCGCAATCTCGTGCACGCGCTCGAGGTGCACGCGTTCCTCGCGAACCGCCGATGGGAGGCGAAGGCCGTTGGCCACGAATCCGGACTTCATCAGCGCATGGCGTCCGAGCATCAAGTTCTCTTGGACCGTTTGGTCACCCGAGAGCGCGATGTTCTGGAACGCACGGCCGACGCCGAGTCGGGTAATCCGATCTGCACGCATGCGCGTAATGTCTTTGCCCTCAAACTCCACGCGCCCCGCTTTGGTGCGGTATACGCCGGAGAGGACGTTGAGCAGCGTGGACTTTCCCGCGCCGTTCGGCCCAATCACCGAGTGGATCGTGCCGGGCTGTACCGAGAAGGTAACTCCATCGAGTGCCTTGACCGCGCCAAAGCGAACTTCGACTCCTTCGAGTTCGAGTAGTGCACTCATCGTGCTCCCTTCCACGGCGAAAGCTTCTTATCGGCAACGGCGTTGATCGCGGTCGTGTCGACGGCCGCATCTCCCCCGCCGTGGCCGAGGTAGAGGTGCTTGATCTCATCGGTCTGACGAAGATCTTCTGTCTCACCCTCGAGCGAGACGCGTCCACCTTCCAAGACGTAGGCGTAATCGGTAACGCCGAGCGCCATGTTCGCGTTCTGCTCGATGAGCAAAATCGCGGTGCCTTCGGCATTGATCTTCTTGATCACGTCGCCGACCTGCTCGACGATGATCGGCGCGAGGCCGAGCGACGGTTCGTCAAGCATGAGGAGCTTGGGCTTCGCCATCAGTGCGCGACCAATCGCGAGCATCTGCTGCTCGCCGCCGGACATGAGGAGGCCGCGCTGATTCGCGCGCTCTTTCAGTCGCGGGAATAGATCGTAGACGTGTTCACGAGTCTGTTCGATCGATTTGCGGCTCTGCCGCAGGCCGCCGAGGCGAAGGTTTTCCTCCACGGTAAGACGACCAAAGATGCGACGCCCTTCGGGCACCTGCACCACGCCCATCCCCACGATGGAGGGTGTGTCGCGCTTGTTCAGGATGTCGCCGTCGAACTTGATCTCACCGCCAACGATCTTGCCGCTGTGTCGCTTGAGATTGTTCGACACTGAACGCAGCAACGTCGTCTTCCCCGCGCCGTTACTCCCCAGTAGCGACACTGCTCCCTTTTCCGGCACGCGGATGCTCACATCCTTCAGTGCCGGCAGAGTCCCGCCGTATGTCACGGCGAGATTCGAAATTTCGAGCATCTTTTTCCCTTTCAAAACTGCGTTGTTCCCAGGGCGGATCAAATCTATCTAGATTTCTAGCTAGAGTTCTTACAACATAGCATTGAGACGGATGCTCATCAACCCACGACTCCGCCGAGCCACGCACCGACGCGTGCCCGGCAAAGCACTCAATGGCGAACTCGGAGTCACTCAGAGAGAGAATTAGGCCATGCCCAGTAACCAACCGAAAGTACTCAATACCCGACGCATCACACCGGGCGAGTACGAAGAGCTAGCGAAGTCCGCCGCCCTGGAAATGTCTGACGGTCAGGCCGACCTCGTGTTGACGAGTCTGATTTTCAATCTGATGCGCACGTCAAACCGGATCGTTCGCGACTTTGAAGTCGCCGTTTACAACACGGCGGAGCTGAGCTGGGCGGCGTATCAGCTGCTCTACACGCTCAAGTCGGTCGGGCCAATGCATCCTAAATCTCTCGCTCGGATTGCCGGAGTCTCAACCGCATCCATGTCGAGTCTCTTGAACACGATGACGAAGAAGAATCTCGTCACGAGGACTCCAGACCCTGATGATGGTCGCCGCCAGATCGTGACGCTGACCGAAGAGGGCGAATCGATCCTGCAGGTGATGTACCAGGAAAATCGCGACCGCGAGGAGGCCTGGGGAGAGGCGCTCACCCGGGATGAGGCCGAGCAAATGGTGACGCTCCTACAAAAGATGCTGCTGCACCGTCCACGACCGCACCGCATCCCGGAATGATCGCGAATAGCCGAGTGCGACCCGAACGGGTCGCACTCGGCTATTTAGTCCGCCGCGGAGGAACTACCTAGTGACCTCCTGCACGGCGCGCTTCTTGCCAGTCAATCGCAGCAGGAGGACGGCGCCGAGGCTCACGACGGCGAGCACCACGACGTAGGCGGCGACGTTGTAGATACCCCAGCCGTTGTCCAGGCCGACGAGCCACGTGGCGAGAAGCGGCGCGACCCCCGCGCCCAGGATTGACGAGATCTGGAACGTGAGCGACATTCCGGTGTAGCGATCCTCAGTGGCAAAGTGGTCGGCAAGGAACGCCCCGAGGGGTGACAGCAGTGCCGCCTGGAGCACGCCGTTCGCGAGGATGAACCCGAGGATCGTAACAGGAACGGAACCACTGGACAGGAGCATGAAGGCGGGGAATGCGAGCACAACATACGCAAGCGCTCCGAGCATCATCGCGCGAGAACGGCCGAGCTTATCGGAGAGGGCACCGAACCCTAGCGTCGTGAAGATCTGCAGGAACGTCGAGACCGAAAGGAGCAGGAGCGCGGTCTGTTGCGAGAAGTACCCCTGGCCAACGAGGTAGGGAACCATGAAGACGACCATCACACCGTTCAGGAACAGCGGCGCGAGTCCCGAAAGGATCAGCAGTACGGACGTGCCAGAGTAGCGACGAAGGATGCGCATCAGCGGCACTCCGGAGTGCACGCGACCGAAAGCGCGAGCAGCCTCGAACTCAGGCGATTCGCTCACGCGCGACCGCAGGTAGATGCCGATGATCACGAGTGCAGCCGACAGGATGAACGGCAGACGCCATCCCCAACTCATGAATGCGTCCTCGGGCAGACCCGAAACGAGCGCGAACACGATCGTACTGAGCAGGCTTCCCGTCGGGGAACCCGACAACGTGATAGCGGCACCAAAGCCGCGATTCTTTTCGCCCGCATGCTCCGCTGCCATCAGCGTTGCACCCGCCCACTCGCCTCCAACGGCGAGTCCCTGGATGATGCGCAGGAGCGTCAGCACGACTGGCGCAGCTGCACCGATCATCGCGTACGTCGGCAATAGGCCCATCAGCACCGAGGCTGCGCCCATCACGAACATCGTGACGACGAGGATGTTCTTGCGCCCGAATTTATCCCCGAGGTGACCGCAGACCAGCCCACCAATAGGCCTGGCGATGTATCCGCTCAACAGAATCGTGTAAGAGAGCACGGTGCCAATAACGGGGTCGAGGTCCGCAAAGAATAGATAGGGAAATACGAGACCGGCTGCTGCGCCGTAAAGGATGAAGTCGTAGTACTCCACGACGGTGCCAAGATAACTCGCGAGAAAGGCGCGGCGACGGTCGCGCTTAGTTTCGGTGGATGCACGCTCGGTTGTCGCGCGCACGTCCTCTACCTGCAATTGGGCGGACATTTTGGTTGGTACCTCCGGTCGAAGCAACGCTGCCTGGATAAGGATGGAGGGGATGCGAGACCAGCCCAGTCCCCCACTTGAACTTCCTTGTTCTTTCTCAAGAAATCTAGCTAGATCTCTAGCTAACACGACAAAACTAACAGGAGGACG
This DNA window, taken from Gulosibacter molinativorax, encodes the following:
- a CDS encoding ABC transporter substrate-binding protein → MNKKLIRRAGAVLGAAALVATMSACSTKADGGSAEAGDVLTGAGISGDTITLGLLGDLTGPFAALTTEMNNGSILYWNEANAAGGVCGTYQVAFDTKDHGYNVQNSVSMYNQMTPNVLAYQALVGGSQTAAVLDQAEADHRLIVPSSATEHLAQSDVILTPAMLYNLDAELVLEYMLEQGTIAEGDTIGMVYLEGDYGESAHVGVQAFAERHDITLVDSLVKPTDSDMTSAVNNAVSQGATAFFIASVPAHTSSVATVLEAAGEDVAMAGSWPSYTASLMNNTGGQYLQDHFTAGSMATTFDLPAGEPIITAYEAEFGSTPETNQVPMGYGTAAMMHQILDRACELGDLTPEGVVAAKNDLGTLTSDGVMPDMDYTELGKSPTVEEFIIKLDSEAPGGIASREDGPYSNPAVTND
- a CDS encoding ABC transporter ATP-binding protein; the protein is MSALLELEGVEVRFGAVKALDGVTFSVQPGTIHSVIGPNGAGKSTLLNVLSGVYRTKAGRVEFEGKDITRMRADRITRLGVGRAFQNIALSGDQTVQENLMLGRHALMKSGFVANGLRLPSAVREERVHLERVHEIADFLDLEPFLESPVGELSYGGQKRVEIARALAMEPKLLLLDEPVAGMNANEKRYVSSLLKVVLESLDVTILLVEHDMEMVMSISDQITVLDFGRSIADGVPKDIQEDPAVIGAYLGTPATKETP
- a CDS encoding MFS transporter, encoding MSAQLQVEDVRATTERASTETKRDRRRAFLASYLGTVVEYYDFILYGAAAGLVFPYLFFADLDPVIGTVLSYTILLSGYIARPIGGLVCGHLGDKFGRKNILVVTMFVMGAASVLMGLLPTYAMIGAAAPVVLTLLRIIQGLAVGGEWAGATLMAAEHAGEKNRGFGAAITLSGSPTGSLLSTIVFALVSGLPEDAFMSWGWRLPFILSAALVIIGIYLRSRVSESPEFEAARAFGRVHSGVPLMRILRRYSGTSVLLILSGLAPLFLNGVMVVFMVPYLVGQGYFSQQTALLLLSVSTFLQIFTTLGFGALSDKLGRSRAMMLGALAYVVLAFPAFMLLSSGSVPVTILGFILANGVLQAALLSPLGAFLADHFATEDRYTGMSLTFQISSILGAGVAPLLATWLVGLDNGWGIYNVAAYVVVLAVVSLGAVLLLRLTGKKRAVQEVTR
- a CDS encoding MarR family winged helix-turn-helix transcriptional regulator, whose protein sequence is MPSNQPKVLNTRRITPGEYEELAKSAALEMSDGQADLVLTSLIFNLMRTSNRIVRDFEVAVYNTAELSWAAYQLLYTLKSVGPMHPKSLARIAGVSTASMSSLLNTMTKKNLVTRTPDPDDGRRQIVTLTEEGESILQVMYQENRDREEAWGEALTRDEAEQMVTLLQKMLLHRPRPHRIPE
- a CDS encoding IS4 family transposase; translation: MPRAGWKKSESERRLSDLVSVGVLTRVFPPGVVDDVIAETGRTEQRHRSLPARVMAYFSIGMALYSEGSYEDIWSQLTDGLSWASGWTETYTPPSKSAIFQARARLGFEPLAALFERVANPIGDASTPGVWLAGRRLVAIDGMCLDVADTAVNHAHFGRPATSKGEQSAFPQARVVALAECGTHAIFAAEIGPYRESEATLAARLVPKLQRGMVLTADRGFFSYALWRKATATGADLLWRIRTDKSAPKPVHVADLPDGSWLADLRQTHSAAARRAEPMRVRVIDYTIDDGREHPERYRLFTTLLDPDEVSATQLAAGYSQRWEIELAFDELKTHQRGPRTVLRSKSPDLVLQEIWGHLCCHFAIRSLMGEAAAHQGHDPDRVSFVAALRITRQTLAHPGAFFP
- a CDS encoding branched-chain amino acid ABC transporter permease; amino-acid sequence: MPDILRKKRTRSDYLKAGALIVGAIILLILPLYISAYWLQLGFLVSSLAIGAIGLNILTGTAGQLSMAHPFFMGLGALSYVVLAGESGETSLGPIIGLGWPPLLAMIGAVIIAGIAGLAFSPLSARLSGIYLAVASLALVFIGVHVLNTASALSGGFNGRAAPTFELFGIVFGASENPIVVAGVPFGKAELQWYLGLVVLAIGIWFAKNLLNSRTGRALKLINGSPLTASVVGVEVMDHKGKVFFLSSIYAGMGGVLYALAIGSIAPQSFDMSLSLEFFAMIVIGGLGSVGGAVVGAAFVVALPQVLQANSSSLEFVTQFGITTAHLSNYIYGAAIILVLIFKPTGLAGLWHDLGRWLKRRFRPDDDDSPDLTTKSVVAVAK
- a CDS encoding ABC transporter ATP-binding protein, with the translated sequence MLEISNLAVTYGGTLPALKDVSIRVPEKGAVSLLGSNGAGKTTLLRSVSNNLKRHSGKIVGGEIKFDGDILNKRDTPSIVGMGVVQVPEGRRIFGRLTVEENLRLGGLRQSRKSIEQTREHVYDLFPRLKERANQRGLLMSGGEQQMLAIGRALMAKPKLLMLDEPSLGLAPIIVEQVGDVIKKINAEGTAILLIEQNANMALGVTDYAYVLEGGRVSLEGETEDLRQTDEIKHLYLGHGGGDAAVDTTAINAVADKKLSPWKGAR
- a CDS encoding branched-chain amino acid ABC transporter permease codes for the protein MIDVLIAGLSLGAVYSLVALGFVIIYKTSEVLNFAHGSFVVAGAYVTARTSEVLGFFGAVVAGILAAALLAVIVERVLVRPIRDASVISLTIMTIGLEVILNTELVRQIGVDILPLGQPWGSASVEILGSPIPINRLIAIVTAVVIVVVFLLAFRYSAWGVSMRAAAEDRETAELLGMKLGKISITSWAIAGALAAIAGIFLTGAPTPGLAPTLAAVAMRAFPAAIVGGLDSVAGALVGGMIIGVTEAFATGYQAQLEFLGRGIGDVIPFIVLIIVLIIRPQGLFGRKEISRA